A single Agrococcus sp. ARC_14 DNA region contains:
- a CDS encoding 5-oxoprolinase subunit PxpA has protein sequence MSVIDLNSDLGENVPDRMVSDDAAMLRIVTSANVSCGFHAGSPEGIAATLRAAVEQGVAIGAHPGYRDYEGFGRVARDVDSATLQAHVEYQLGALQALAGAAGGRAVYVKPHGALYNTIARHERQAKDVVAAIRAVDPSLVLLGLAGAVVLDIAERAGLATAAEAFADRAYTSEGLLVSRNERGSVLHDPMLVASRMVRLAREGVVEAIDGTDVAVRAESICVHGDSAGAIAMARATREALEAAGVTIAPFAGPRP, from the coding sequence ATGAGCGTCATCGACCTGAACTCCGATCTGGGCGAGAACGTGCCCGACCGCATGGTGAGCGATGACGCAGCGATGCTGCGCATCGTCACGAGCGCCAACGTGTCGTGCGGCTTCCATGCCGGCAGTCCGGAGGGCATCGCGGCGACGCTGCGTGCGGCGGTAGAGCAGGGCGTCGCCATCGGTGCCCACCCCGGCTACCGCGACTACGAGGGCTTCGGCCGAGTGGCGCGCGATGTCGACTCGGCGACACTCCAGGCGCACGTCGAATACCAGCTCGGCGCGCTCCAGGCGCTGGCCGGCGCTGCGGGCGGCCGTGCGGTGTACGTGAAGCCGCACGGCGCCCTCTACAACACCATCGCGCGGCATGAGCGCCAGGCGAAGGACGTGGTCGCGGCGATCCGCGCCGTCGACCCCTCCCTCGTGTTGCTGGGACTCGCGGGCGCCGTCGTGCTCGACATCGCCGAGCGGGCGGGGCTCGCGACCGCCGCGGAGGCCTTCGCCGATCGCGCCTACACCTCCGAGGGGCTGCTGGTCTCCCGCAACGAGCGGGGTTCCGTGCTGCATGACCCGATGCTCGTCGCCTCCCGCATGGTGCGGCTCGCGCGGGAGGGAGTCGTCGAGGCCATCGACGGCACCGACGTCGCGGTGCGCGCCGAGTCGATCTGCGTGCACGGTGACAGCGCCGGTGCGATCGCGATGGCCCGGGCCACGCGCGAGGCCCTCGAGGCCGCTGGGGTGACCATCGCGCCGTTCGCGGGGCCGCGCCCGTGA
- a CDS encoding urea amidolyase family protein, with amino-acid sequence MTRVRTAADTALLLEAADLDESMRLLPALAAAALPGVTELVPAARTILVRFDPTLIAADELSERLLAIDPAATRAQSTDAVTIPVRYDGEDLAEVASLLGVTPDELVSRHRASTWTVAFTGFAPGFGYLVGDDPLFDVPRRPSPRTRIPVGSVALAGRFSGIYPKQSPGGWQLIGRTDAAMWDLDREPPALLSPGTTVRFERVDRELHVLGAGARAEVDAPHTLEVVRPGLQLLLQDLGRPGMAAMGVAASGTADRAALTEANRAVGNAPGEAGLELAGGGAVLRFQGAAVIALTGALADATVRADADGHAAAAIHPVEPGRAIAIEDGDELRIGAVRDGLRVLVAIRGGVALEPVLGSLATDTLAHLGPAQLSAGDVLPLRGPAHGATAVERTRAPRIPLPKTGETVELAIVLGPREDWFTAAALRTLLAQEWEVTSRSDRVGVRLRGEAPLERARDGELESEGAVTGAIQVPPDGQPVLFLPDHPLTGGYPIIGAVIDRDLDRAGQLPPGSRIRFRIAEPTAGSHTD; translated from the coding sequence ATGACGCGCGTGCGCACCGCGGCCGACACCGCGCTGCTGCTGGAGGCGGCCGATCTCGACGAGTCGATGCGGCTGCTGCCCGCGCTCGCCGCGGCAGCGCTGCCTGGCGTCACCGAGCTCGTGCCCGCCGCTCGCACGATCCTCGTGCGCTTCGATCCCACCTTGATCGCCGCCGACGAGCTGAGCGAGCGCCTGCTCGCCATCGACCCTGCGGCCACCCGTGCGCAGAGCACCGACGCTGTCACGATCCCCGTCCGCTACGACGGCGAGGACCTCGCCGAGGTCGCATCGCTGCTCGGCGTGACCCCCGACGAGCTCGTCAGCAGGCACCGGGCGTCCACCTGGACGGTCGCCTTCACGGGCTTCGCGCCCGGCTTCGGCTACCTGGTCGGCGACGACCCGCTGTTCGACGTGCCGCGCCGACCCTCCCCGCGCACCCGCATCCCCGTCGGCTCCGTCGCCCTCGCCGGGCGCTTCTCGGGCATCTACCCGAAGCAGAGCCCCGGCGGCTGGCAGCTCATCGGCCGCACGGATGCCGCCATGTGGGACCTCGACCGCGAGCCCCCTGCGCTGCTGAGCCCGGGCACGACGGTGCGATTCGAGCGCGTCGACCGCGAGCTGCACGTGCTCGGCGCCGGAGCGCGTGCCGAGGTCGACGCACCGCACACCCTGGAGGTCGTGCGCCCGGGGCTGCAGCTGCTGCTGCAGGATCTGGGCAGGCCCGGCATGGCCGCCATGGGCGTCGCCGCCTCCGGCACCGCCGACCGCGCCGCCCTCACAGAGGCGAATCGCGCCGTCGGCAACGCGCCCGGCGAGGCGGGCCTCGAGCTCGCCGGCGGGGGAGCGGTGCTGCGCTTCCAGGGGGCCGCGGTGATCGCCCTCACGGGGGCGCTGGCGGATGCAACGGTGCGGGCCGATGCTGACGGGCATGCAGCCGCAGCGATCCACCCCGTCGAGCCCGGCCGCGCCATCGCCATCGAAGACGGCGACGAGCTGCGCATCGGCGCGGTGCGGGACGGCCTGCGCGTGCTCGTCGCGATCCGCGGCGGCGTCGCGCTCGAGCCGGTGCTGGGCAGCCTCGCCACCGACACGCTCGCCCACCTCGGCCCCGCGCAGCTGAGCGCCGGCGATGTGCTGCCGCTGCGCGGCCCCGCGCACGGCGCGACCGCCGTCGAGCGCACCCGCGCCCCGCGCATCCCCCTGCCGAAGACGGGTGAGACCGTCGAGCTCGCGATCGTGCTCGGCCCGCGCGAGGACTGGTTCACCGCCGCAGCCCTGCGCACGCTCCTCGCGCAGGAGTGGGAGGTCACCTCTCGCTCCGATCGCGTCGGCGTGCGCCTGCGCGGCGAGGCCCCGCTCGAGCGCGCGCGCGACGGCGAGCTCGAGAGCGAGGGCGCCGTCACGGGCGCCATCCAGGTGCCGCCGGACGGCCAGCCGGTGCTCTTCCTGCCCGACCATCCGCTCACGGGCGGCTACCCGATCATCGGGGCGGTCATCGACCGCGACCTCGACCGCGCAGGCCAGCTCCCACCCGGCTCGCGCATCCGCTTCCGCATCGCCGAGCCCACCGCCGGCTCGCACACCGACTGA
- a CDS encoding biotin carboxylase N-terminal domain-containing protein — MQKILIANRGEIAVRVARACAEAGYRSVAVYADQDVDAMHVRHADEAVALGGSTAADSYLSIEALLAAARTSGADAVHPGYGFLSESAAFARAVEAAGMTWIGPAPETIEALGDKVTARAIALETGAPLAPGTDRPLADADEAVAFAREHGLPVVVKAAFGGGGRGLKVAHTIEEVADAFGSATREAIAAFGRGECFIERYLEHPRHVEAQVLGDGRGRVVVVGDRDCSLQRRSQKLVEEAPAPGLTDEQRARIHAAARDICAAVDYRGAGTVEFLLGVDGTISFLEVNTRLQVEHPVTEAVTGVDLVREQFRIAEGLGPSFDETPTPVGHAIELRLNAEDPGRGFLPSPGRVETLRVPAGPGIRWDAGVEAGDSVEAAFDSLAAKLIVHAPDRDAALVRMRRALRELELTGIATVAPFAVALLDEPDFSTAGFAVSTQWIESTLMPRLSPQGRPAPSLATGLRRLAVEVDGRRVVLGLPDALLAAAAGAAPRSGAAALMRDEGELGAPVPGTLVRWSVDDGAAVEPGQEVAVLDAMKMETTVLAHRAGILTRLVEQGGGVSVDQPIARIVE; from the coding sequence GTGCAGAAGATCCTCATCGCCAACCGCGGAGAGATCGCCGTCCGCGTCGCACGCGCTTGCGCAGAGGCCGGCTACCGCTCGGTGGCCGTCTACGCCGACCAGGATGTCGACGCCATGCACGTGCGCCACGCCGACGAGGCCGTGGCGCTGGGCGGCTCGACGGCCGCCGACAGCTACCTGAGCATCGAGGCGCTGCTCGCTGCTGCGCGCACCTCCGGCGCGGATGCGGTGCACCCCGGCTACGGCTTCCTCTCCGAGAGCGCCGCCTTCGCGCGCGCCGTCGAGGCGGCAGGCATGACCTGGATCGGCCCGGCTCCCGAGACCATCGAGGCGCTCGGCGACAAGGTGACTGCGCGCGCGATCGCCCTCGAGACCGGCGCACCGCTCGCGCCCGGCACCGATCGGCCGCTCGCCGATGCCGACGAGGCCGTCGCCTTCGCCCGCGAGCACGGACTGCCCGTGGTCGTGAAGGCGGCCTTCGGCGGCGGCGGCCGCGGGCTCAAGGTGGCCCACACGATCGAGGAGGTGGCGGATGCGTTCGGCTCTGCCACGCGCGAGGCCATCGCGGCGTTCGGGCGGGGGGAGTGCTTCATCGAGCGCTACCTCGAGCATCCGCGCCACGTCGAGGCGCAGGTGCTGGGCGATGGCAGGGGTCGGGTGGTCGTCGTCGGCGATCGCGACTGCTCGCTGCAGCGCCGCAGCCAGAAGCTCGTCGAGGAGGCGCCGGCCCCGGGGCTCACCGATGAGCAGCGCGCCCGCATCCACGCGGCAGCACGCGACATCTGCGCGGCGGTCGACTACCGCGGCGCAGGCACCGTCGAGTTCCTGCTCGGGGTCGACGGCACCATCTCGTTCCTGGAGGTCAACACCCGGCTGCAGGTCGAACATCCGGTCACCGAGGCCGTCACGGGCGTCGACCTCGTGCGGGAGCAGTTCCGCATCGCCGAGGGCCTCGGCCCGTCGTTCGACGAGACGCCCACGCCGGTCGGCCACGCGATCGAGCTGCGGCTGAACGCCGAGGATCCCGGTCGCGGCTTCCTGCCGAGCCCCGGTCGGGTCGAGACGCTGCGCGTGCCTGCCGGTCCAGGCATCCGCTGGGATGCGGGGGTCGAGGCCGGCGACTCCGTGGAGGCCGCGTTCGACTCGTTGGCGGCAAAGCTCATCGTGCACGCGCCCGATCGCGACGCCGCGCTCGTGCGCATGCGCAGGGCGCTGCGCGAGCTCGAGCTCACCGGCATCGCGACCGTCGCGCCCTTCGCCGTGGCGCTGCTGGACGAGCCCGACTTCTCGACCGCCGGCTTCGCGGTCTCGACGCAGTGGATCGAGTCGACGCTCATGCCGCGGCTCTCGCCGCAGGGCAGGCCCGCCCCCTCCCTCGCCACCGGTCTGAGGCGCCTGGCCGTCGAGGTCGATGGCCGCCGCGTGGTGCTGGGGCTGCCGGATGCGCTGCTCGCCGCCGCCGCTGGCGCGGCGCCGCGGTCGGGTGCGGCTGCGCTGATGCGCGACGAGGGCGAGCTCGGCGCGCCCGTGCCCGGCACGCTCGTGCGCTGGAGCGTCGACGACGGCGCAGCGGTCGAGCCCGGCCAAGAGGTGGCCGTGCTCGATGCGATGAAGATGGAGACGACGGTGCTCGCCCACCGGGCAGGCATCCTCACCCGCCTGGTCGAGCAGGGCGGCGGCGTCTCCGTCGACCAGCCGATCGCCCGCATCGTGGAGTGA
- the uvrA gene encoding excinuclease ABC subunit UvrA has translation MTSTTSNIPELHVRGAREHNLKDVDLRIPRDALVVFTGLSGSGKSSLAFDTIFAEGQRRYVESLSAYARQFLGQVDRPDVDFIEGLSPAVSIDQKSTNRNPRSTVGTITEVFDYMRLLWARIGVPHCAVCGERIQRQTVQQIADELMQLPERTRFQILAPVVQQKKGEFADLIRNLVATGYSRAVIDGEVVQLAEAPALKKQNKHDISVVVDRLVAEPGLLSRLTDSLETALRLADGLATIDYVDLDEQDPDRRRTFSEKLSCPNRHPVTLTEIEPRTFSFNAPFGACPTCTGIGTRMAADADLVIADDAVSIREGAILPWTQSGKGLYTYFERLLGGLSNEMGFSLDTPWGELDEDVRKVVLHGTDGNVMVQWRNRFGRQLKYASGYEGVMPYIQRKHAEADSDWVRSKHGEFLREVPCPECGGARLKPEVLAVTVHGSSISTIAELSLDDAHAYMHGLDLDEREATIAAAVLREIRARLDFLIRVGLGYLSLSRAAASLSGGEAQRIRLATQIGAGLTGVLYVLDEPSIGLHQRDNRKLISTLESLRDLGNTLIVVEHDEDTIRTADWIVDIGPGAGEHGGEVVHSGSYEDLLTNERSLTGAYLSGRETIPVPASRRPIDPDRMLRIEGARANNLQRVDVDIPLGVFVAVTGVSGSGKSTLVNDILHKVLANALNGARQVPAKHTRVTGLEHLDKVVHVDQGPIGRTPRSNPATYTGVFDKIRNLFAETAEAKARGYLAGRFSFNVKGGRCEACQGDGTLKIEMNFLPDVYVQCEVCNGKRYNRDTLSVHYKAKSIADVLEMPIEEAADFFEPISSIHRYLKTLVDVGLGYVRLGQSATTLSGGEAQRVKLATELQRRTSGRAIYVLDEPTTGLHFDDVRKLLEVLDGLVQKGNTVLTIEHALDVIKSADWIIDLGPEGGSGGGMLVATGTPEEVAQVPESYTGGFLKEILGAGVR, from the coding sequence GTGACATCCACGACCTCCAACATCCCAGAGCTGCATGTGCGCGGCGCGCGCGAGCACAACCTCAAGGACGTCGATCTGCGGATCCCGCGCGACGCGCTCGTGGTGTTCACGGGGCTCTCCGGCTCCGGCAAGTCGTCGCTCGCGTTCGACACCATCTTCGCCGAGGGCCAGCGCCGCTACGTCGAGTCGCTCTCGGCCTACGCGCGGCAGTTCCTGGGGCAGGTCGACCGCCCCGACGTCGACTTCATCGAGGGCCTGAGCCCCGCGGTCTCGATCGACCAGAAGTCGACGAACCGCAACCCGCGCTCGACCGTCGGCACGATCACCGAGGTGTTCGACTACATGCGCCTGCTGTGGGCGCGCATCGGCGTGCCGCACTGCGCCGTCTGCGGCGAGCGCATCCAGCGCCAGACCGTGCAGCAGATCGCCGACGAGCTGATGCAGCTGCCCGAGCGCACGCGATTCCAGATCCTGGCGCCGGTGGTGCAGCAGAAGAAGGGCGAGTTCGCCGACCTCATCCGCAACCTCGTCGCCACGGGCTACTCGCGCGCGGTGATCGACGGCGAGGTCGTGCAGCTGGCAGAGGCGCCGGCGCTCAAGAAGCAGAACAAGCACGACATCTCGGTGGTCGTCGACAGGCTCGTGGCCGAGCCGGGCCTGCTCTCGCGCCTCACCGACTCGCTCGAGACCGCGCTGCGTCTCGCCGACGGGCTCGCGACCATCGACTACGTCGACCTCGACGAGCAGGACCCGGATCGGCGCCGCACCTTCAGCGAGAAGCTCTCGTGCCCCAACAGGCACCCCGTCACGCTCACCGAGATCGAGCCGCGCACCTTCTCGTTCAACGCGCCGTTCGGCGCCTGCCCGACGTGCACCGGCATCGGCACGCGCATGGCGGCGGATGCCGACCTGGTGATCGCCGACGACGCGGTCTCCATCCGCGAGGGCGCGATCCTGCCGTGGACGCAGTCCGGCAAGGGCCTCTACACCTACTTCGAGCGCCTGCTGGGTGGCCTGTCGAACGAGATGGGCTTCTCGCTCGACACCCCCTGGGGCGAGCTCGACGAGGATGTGCGCAAGGTGGTGCTGCACGGCACCGACGGCAACGTCATGGTGCAGTGGCGCAACCGCTTCGGCCGCCAGCTGAAGTACGCATCCGGCTACGAGGGCGTCATGCCCTACATCCAGCGCAAGCACGCCGAGGCCGACAGCGACTGGGTGCGCTCGAAGCACGGCGAGTTCCTGCGCGAGGTGCCGTGCCCTGAATGCGGCGGCGCGCGGCTCAAGCCCGAGGTGCTCGCCGTCACGGTGCACGGCAGCTCGATCTCCACGATCGCCGAGCTGAGCCTCGACGACGCGCACGCCTACATGCACGGGCTCGACCTCGACGAGCGCGAGGCGACGATCGCAGCCGCGGTGCTGCGCGAGATCCGCGCCCGCCTCGACTTCCTCATCCGCGTCGGGCTCGGCTACCTCTCGCTCTCCCGCGCGGCCGCGAGCCTCTCCGGCGGCGAGGCCCAGCGCATCCGCCTCGCGACACAGATCGGCGCGGGCCTCACCGGCGTGCTCTACGTGCTCGACGAGCCGTCGATCGGCCTCCACCAGCGCGACAACCGCAAGCTCATCTCCACGCTCGAGTCGCTGCGCGACCTCGGCAACACGCTCATCGTCGTCGAGCACGACGAGGACACCATCCGCACCGCCGACTGGATCGTCGACATCGGGCCGGGCGCCGGGGAGCACGGCGGCGAGGTGGTGCACTCCGGCAGCTATGAGGATCTGCTCACGAACGAGCGCTCGCTCACCGGCGCCTACCTCTCCGGTCGCGAGACGATCCCGGTGCCGGCGAGTCGGCGCCCGATCGACCCGGATCGGATGCTGCGCATCGAGGGCGCGCGGGCCAACAACCTGCAGCGCGTCGACGTCGACATCCCGCTCGGCGTCTTCGTCGCCGTCACCGGCGTCTCGGGCTCGGGCAAGTCCACGCTCGTGAACGACATCCTGCACAAGGTGCTCGCCAACGCGCTCAACGGCGCCCGGCAGGTGCCGGCGAAGCACACGCGTGTGACAGGCCTCGAGCACCTCGACAAGGTCGTGCACGTCGATCAGGGCCCGATCGGGCGCACGCCGCGCTCGAACCCGGCGACCTACACGGGCGTGTTCGACAAGATCCGCAACCTGTTCGCAGAGACGGCGGAGGCGAAGGCGCGGGGCTACCTCGCCGGCCGGTTCTCGTTCAACGTCAAGGGCGGCCGCTGCGAGGCCTGCCAGGGCGACGGCACGCTGAAGATCGAGATGAACTTCCTGCCCGACGTCTACGTGCAGTGCGAGGTCTGCAACGGCAAGCGGTACAACCGCGACACGCTCTCGGTGCACTACAAGGCCAAGTCGATCGCCGACGTGCTCGAGATGCCGATCGAGGAGGCCGCCGACTTCTTCGAGCCGATCTCCTCGATCCACCGCTACCTGAAGACGCTCGTCGACGTCGGCCTCGGCTACGTGCGGCTCGGGCAGTCCGCGACCACCCTCTCCGGCGGCGAGGCGCAGCGCGTCAAGCTCGCGACCGAGCTGCAGCGCCGCACCTCCGGTCGGGCGATCTACGTGCTCGACGAGCCCACCACCGGCCTGCACTTCGACGACGTGCGCAAGCTGCTCGAGGTGCTCGACGGCCTGGTGCAGAAGGGCAACACGGTGCTCACGATCGAGCACGCGCTCGACGTCATCAAGAGCGCGGACTGGATCATCGACCTGGGTCCCGAGGGCGGCTCCGGCGGCGGCATGCTCGTCGCCACCGGCACGCCTGAGGAGGTCGCGCAGGTGCCCGAGAGCTACACCGGCGGGTTCCTGAAGGAGATCCTGGGCGCGGGCGTGCGATGA
- the uvrC gene encoding excinuclease ABC subunit UvrC produces MTPAGSQPAPVSRTVPYKPAAGTIPTAPGVYRFRDEHERVLYVGKAKNLRQRLANYFQPLETLHERTRRMVLTAVRVEWTIVASEFEALQLEFTWIKEYEPPFNVQFRDDKSYPYLAVLMGDDVPRALITRNHGMRGARYFGPYTKVWAIRETLDLLLKAFPMRSCSQSVYDRAERSGRPCLLGDIGKCSAPCVGRVTQAEHRATARDLVAFMNGGDQDFVDRVREEMQRASARLEFERAARLRDQLAALETVLERTSVVLSDRVDADVFGLVHDELSAAVHLFAVRGGRIRGTKSWVVDTEIDLTDNELATQILRIAYDGGDPPAREVLLPKQPDAPEVVETWLTDRRADHGLTGRVAVRVPQRGEKRKLADSALVNAAHALQVARTKRTSDYVTRTQALGDLQEALGMSEAPLRIECFDVSHLGGTGVVASMVVFEDGLPRKDQYRKFSIAETTDDTDSIHQIITRRAKYIVDGDPEETGTRFAYTPQLLLVDGGRPQVQAAKRALDEAGVRGVALAGIAKRLEELWLPGEEYPVILPRTSEALYLVQRLRDEAHRVAISYQRTKRSSAIESELSGIPGLGPNRVRALLKHFGSAKRVRAATAEQLAEVQGIGPALAATVARRLSADTMDGAAERQGPNA; encoded by the coding sequence ATGACGCCTGCAGGCTCGCAGCCGGCGCCGGTCTCGAGGACGGTGCCGTACAAGCCGGCCGCAGGGACCATCCCGACGGCGCCCGGCGTCTATCGCTTCCGCGACGAGCACGAGCGCGTGCTCTACGTGGGCAAGGCGAAGAACCTGCGACAGCGGCTGGCGAACTACTTCCAGCCGCTCGAGACGCTGCACGAGCGCACCCGGCGGATGGTGCTCACGGCAGTGCGCGTCGAGTGGACGATCGTCGCGAGCGAGTTCGAGGCGCTGCAGCTCGAGTTCACCTGGATCAAGGAGTACGAACCGCCGTTCAACGTGCAGTTCCGGGACGACAAGTCCTACCCCTACCTCGCGGTCCTGATGGGCGACGACGTGCCGAGGGCGCTCATCACCCGCAACCACGGCATGCGGGGTGCGCGCTACTTCGGGCCCTACACGAAGGTCTGGGCGATCCGTGAGACGCTCGACCTGCTGCTGAAGGCGTTCCCGATGCGCTCCTGCAGCCAGTCGGTCTACGACCGCGCAGAGCGCTCTGGCCGGCCATGCCTGCTGGGCGACATCGGCAAGTGCTCCGCGCCCTGCGTCGGCCGGGTGACGCAGGCAGAGCACCGTGCCACGGCGCGCGATCTCGTCGCGTTCATGAACGGTGGCGACCAGGACTTCGTCGATCGGGTGCGCGAGGAGATGCAGCGGGCAAGTGCGCGGCTCGAGTTCGAGCGCGCTGCCCGGCTGCGGGATCAGCTCGCCGCCCTCGAGACGGTGCTGGAGCGCACGAGCGTCGTGCTCTCGGATCGCGTCGACGCCGACGTCTTCGGGCTCGTGCACGACGAGCTGAGCGCCGCGGTGCACCTGTTCGCCGTGCGCGGTGGCCGCATCCGAGGCACGAAGTCATGGGTGGTCGACACCGAGATCGACCTCACCGACAACGAGCTCGCCACCCAGATCCTGCGCATCGCCTACGACGGCGGCGACCCGCCGGCGCGTGAGGTGCTGCTGCCGAAGCAGCCGGATGCGCCGGAGGTGGTCGAGACCTGGCTCACCGACCGCCGCGCCGACCATGGGCTCACAGGTCGCGTCGCGGTGCGCGTCCCGCAGCGGGGGGAGAAGCGCAAGCTCGCCGACTCCGCCCTCGTCAACGCTGCGCACGCGCTGCAGGTGGCGCGCACGAAGCGCACGAGCGACTACGTCACCCGCACGCAGGCTCTCGGCGACCTGCAGGAGGCGCTCGGCATGAGCGAGGCGCCGCTGCGCATCGAGTGCTTCGACGTCTCGCACCTGGGGGGCACCGGCGTGGTCGCCTCCATGGTGGTCTTCGAGGACGGCCTGCCCCGCAAGGATCAGTACCGCAAGTTCTCGATCGCCGAGACGACCGACGACACCGACTCCATCCACCAGATCATCACGCGCAGGGCGAAGTACATCGTCGACGGTGATCCCGAGGAGACCGGCACGCGCTTCGCATACACGCCGCAGCTGCTCCTCGTCGACGGCGGCAGGCCGCAGGTGCAGGCCGCCAAGCGCGCGCTCGACGAGGCCGGTGTGCGCGGCGTCGCGCTCGCCGGCATCGCGAAGCGGCTCGAGGAGCTGTGGCTGCCGGGCGAGGAGTATCCCGTGATCCTGCCGCGCACGAGCGAGGCGCTCTACCTCGTGCAGCGGCTGCGCGATGAGGCCCACCGGGTGGCGATCAGCTACCAGCGCACGAAGCGCTCGAGCGCGATCGAGTCGGAGCTGAGCGGCATCCCGGGGCTGGGCCCGAACCGCGTGCGGGCGCTGCTCAAGCACTTCGGCTCAGCGAAGCGCGTGCGTGCGGCGACCGCCGAGCAGCTGGCCGAGGTGCAGGGCATCGGCCCGGCACTGGCAGCGACCGTGGCGCGCAGGCTCAGCGCCGATACGATGGACGGAGCAGCCGAGCGACAGGGACCGAACGCGTGA
- the rapZ gene encoding RNase adapter RapZ has protein sequence MNAREIVIITGMSGAGRTTVANALEDLGWFVVDNLPPTMLRALVRTAATNASTEARLAIVVDVRGGVLFDDAKRFVEMLRAEHSVRVLFLEASDAELVRRYEQVRRPHPLQGDGTILDGIRMERTRLEPLRGMADDLLDTTGLNPHQLTTRVGERFAPGGELEVTLTVMSFGFKYGLPVDADLVADMRFLPNPFWISELRGHDGTEAVVADYVLQQEGAQEFVDRYVEALRPVLAGYARENKLHAVLGVGCTGGKHRSVATAEHLAKRLSGTPGLRVAVKHRDLGRE, from the coding sequence GTGAACGCAAGAGAGATCGTCATCATCACCGGAATGTCCGGTGCTGGTCGGACGACCGTCGCCAACGCACTCGAGGACCTCGGCTGGTTCGTGGTCGACAACCTGCCTCCCACCATGCTGCGCGCCCTCGTGCGCACGGCCGCCACCAACGCATCCACCGAGGCCAGGCTCGCGATCGTCGTCGACGTGCGCGGTGGCGTGCTCTTCGATGACGCCAAGCGATTCGTCGAGATGCTGCGCGCCGAGCACTCGGTGCGCGTGCTGTTCCTCGAGGCGAGCGACGCAGAGCTCGTGCGTCGCTACGAGCAGGTGCGCAGGCCGCACCCGCTGCAGGGCGACGGCACGATCCTCGACGGCATCCGCATGGAGCGCACGCGGCTCGAGCCGCTGCGCGGCATGGCCGACGATCTGCTCGACACGACGGGCCTCAACCCGCACCAGCTCACCACCAGGGTGGGGGAGCGCTTCGCCCCCGGCGGCGAGCTCGAGGTCACCCTCACGGTCATGAGCTTCGGCTTCAAGTACGGGCTGCCGGTCGACGCCGACCTGGTCGCCGACATGCGCTTCCTCCCGAATCCGTTCTGGATCTCCGAGCTCCGCGGGCACGACGGCACCGAGGCCGTCGTCGCCGACTACGTCCTCCAGCAGGAGGGCGCGCAGGAGTTCGTCGACCGCTACGTCGAGGCGCTCCGGCCTGTGCTGGCCGGCTACGCCCGCGAGAACAAGCTGCACGCCGTGCTGGGCGTAGGGTGCACCGGTGGCAAGCACCGCTCGGTCGCGACGGCGGAGCATCTGGCCAAGCGGCTGTCGGGGACCCCCGGGCTGCGCGTCGCGGTGAAGCACAGAGACCTGGGGCGCGAATGA
- the whiA gene encoding DNA-binding protein WhiA: MALTDDVKEELARVRVTRPQTKAAEVATLLRFAGGLHVISSRVAVESELDSAAAARRLARSILELYGVRAEIAKISSSSNRTSGAYLVRVIAEGETLARQTGLMDARRRPVRGLPNKVTTGSLEDLAGIWRGAFLAQGSLSDPGRSAALEVACPGNEAAMALVGAAGRLGIPAKSREVRGAHRVVIREGEPISRMLTTMGAHETVQAWAELRQRREVRATANRLVNFDDANLRRSAQAAVAACARIERALEILGPEVPEHLSYAGRLRLEHRDASLDELGHVASPNMTKDAVAGRIRRLLAMADRAAADQGIPNTEAAVPDDIDV; this comes from the coding sequence GTGGCATTGACCGACGACGTCAAGGAGGAGCTCGCGCGAGTTCGCGTGACTCGACCCCAGACGAAGGCGGCCGAAGTCGCGACGCTGCTGCGGTTCGCCGGCGGGCTGCACGTGATCTCGAGCCGAGTGGCGGTCGAGAGCGAGCTCGACTCCGCCGCGGCTGCCCGCAGGCTGGCCAGGAGCATCCTCGAGCTCTACGGCGTGCGTGCAGAGATCGCCAAGATCTCCTCCTCCTCGAACCGCACGAGCGGCGCCTACCTCGTCCGCGTCATCGCCGAGGGCGAGACGCTCGCGAGGCAGACCGGGCTGATGGATGCCCGGCGGCGTCCCGTGCGCGGGCTCCCCAACAAGGTCACCACCGGCTCCCTCGAGGATCTGGCGGGCATCTGGCGCGGCGCGTTCCTCGCGCAGGGCTCGCTCTCCGACCCCGGTCGCTCCGCGGCCCTCGAGGTCGCCTGCCCGGGCAACGAGGCCGCGATGGCGCTCGTCGGCGCGGCCGGCAGGCTCGGCATCCCCGCCAAGTCGCGCGAGGTGCGCGGTGCGCACCGCGTCGTGATCCGCGAGGGCGAGCCGATCTCGCGCATGCTCACGACCATGGGCGCGCACGAGACCGTGCAGGCATGGGCAGAGCTGCGCCAGCGCCGCGAGGTGCGGGCGACCGCCAACCGGCTCGTGAACTTCGACGACGCCAACCTGCGCCGCAGCGCGCAGGCCGCGGTCGCCGCATGCGCGCGCATCGAGCGAGCGCTCGAGATCCTCGGGCCGGAGGTGCCGGAGCACCTGTCCTACGCGGGCAGGCTGCGCCTCGAGCACCGCGATGCGAGCCTCGACGAGCTCGGCCATGTGGCGAGCCCGAACATGACGAAGGATGCGGTCGCCGGCCGCATCCGACGTCTGCTGGCGATGGCCGATCGCGCCGCGGCAGACCAGGGCATCCCGAACACCGAGGCTGCCGTGCCGGACGACATCGACGTGTGA